Part of the bacterium genome is shown below.
TACGCCGCTTCCCGCGGAGACGCGCGGCCGAGCAGGTCCGCGAGGGCCGCCGACTTGGCGCGGCGCGATGCCTGGCCCTGGGCGGCCGCGATCGCGACGAAGTCCCGCTCGATCCGCTCGAGTGTGATCCGGCTCGCAAAGAGCCCGGCCGCGGGCGGGTATCGCGCGAGCAGGATGGCCGCGGTATCGCCGAGGTCGCCGTGGGCGCGGTACGCCGCGTGCATCTCCGCCTCCGGCACCCGGGTGAGGTCCCGGAGGACCTGCGCGATCGCGGCCCAGCCCATGCCGAGGCGGCGGCCGTCCCCCGGTGGAAAGGGCCGCCCGGCGAGAAACGTGCACGCGCGCCGCAGGTCGTCGTCGGAGAGCGTTGCCAGATACCGCGCGAGCCGGCCGACCTTCGCGGACGTGGCGGCGGTCTCGCGCACCTCGTCCAGGCAGCCGGCGAGTTCCAGAAACCACGCTTCCCCGAATGTCGTGCTCACGCGATCGATCCTTCCGGCCGACCGGCGGCCGGTAAACGATAAACTCAAAGCCGGCGCCGGCCTCCCGACGTTTGAATGCTTTGTAACTTTGTGAACTTTCCAATAAGATGTCAAGCGGCATGGCGGACGCACCCGACGGCGGCTTCACCCAGGCACGGATCGCGGCGACCTATGCGCTGATCAAACCGCATATCCGCCGTACGCCCATCATGGACGTGAGCGGCGCGGACTTCGGCCTGGATCCCTTCCGGATCACGCTCAAGCTGGAGCTGTTCCAACACTCCGGCTCCTTCAAGGCGCGGGGCGCGTTCGCCAACCTGTTGGGCCGGGACGTTCCGAAGGTCGGGGTCGCCGCGGCCTCCGGCGGCAATCACGGCGCCGCGGTCGCCTACGCCGCGATGAAGGTCGGGGTCCCGGCCCGGATCTTCGTTCCGGCGATCTCCTCGCCGGCGAAAATCGACCGCATCCGCGAGTACGGCGCCGATCTCGTCGTGGGCGGCGAGCGGTACGCGGATGCCCTCGCGGCGAGCGAAGCCTGGGTGGCCCGAAGCGGGGCGCTGCCCGTCCACGCCTTCGATCAAGTGGAGACGCTGCTCGGCCAGGGAACGATCGGCCTGGAACTGGAGGAGCAGGGCGCGGCCCTCGACACGCTGCTGATCGCCGTCGGCGGAGGCGGATTGATCGGGGGCATCGCGGCATGGTACGCAGGAGGCATCAACATCGTCGGGGTCGAGCCGGAAGCCTCGCCGACGCTGTACCGGGCGCTGACCGCGGGCCGTCCCGTGGACGCGGAGGCCGGCGGCCTCGCGGCGGACTCGCTCGCGCCGCGTCGCGTCGGTGAGCTGATGTTTCCGATCGCGCAGCGCTACGTCAGCCGGGTCGTGCTGGTCACCGACGAGGCGATCCGGCACGCGCAGGAGGCGCTGTGGAAAGTCGTGCGGGTCGTGGCCGAGCCCGGCGGTGCCGCGGCGCTCGCGGCGCTGCTCTCAGGCCGCTACCGGCCCGAGCCCGAGGAACGCGTCGGCGTCCTCGTGAGCGGCGGCAACACCACTGCGGTCGACTTCAGCCGATAAGCGCCGCGGCTCCCTCTTGGCGCGTCTCACGCCGAGACGCCGAACGGCGGATAGCGGTCGGTCGTGAGGAGAAACGCGTAGGCCGCCACCCGCAGCATCCAGCGGAACACCCCGACCACGAATTCGAACAGCGAGCGCGGATAGCGGCCCGTGAACAAGATCGCGAACCAGGCGATGACGACGCAGCAGAACGCCGCGATGCCGAGGAACGCGAGCACGATGTAATGCGGAATGGCCAGGAACCACTTGATCAACGGCAGCCAGCGGTTCAGGTCCTGCGCCGCGTCCGGATACGGGACCGCAAGGTGCACGGCCTGTCCGTCCTCCGCCGAGGGATACTCGTCGCGCAGCAGCGCCAGATACGCGCCGACGCGGGCCAAAAACCTCGTCAGCTCGAGGTTCCAATCGAACCACCAGCGTGGGTACCGCCGCGTGAAGACCAGGAGCAGTACCGTGGGCAGAAACACGAGCCCGCCGCCCGCCAGCGTGAATCCGCGGTGGGACTGGCCGCCGCCGGACTGCGGGCCGCTCACGAGCGCCAGGACGATGGCGATCGGAATGACGGTGAACAGCCGGAACGCCGTGGTGAGCCGGTTCAGCTCCCGGTCGGGATAGTCGATCTCCAGCGTCGCCGGGAACCCCTCCGCGGGATTGTGCACCGCTAGCGCCGCCTTTCGTAGGGAATGATGTTCTCCCACTCGGAGGCGTCGGAGCGCGCCACGACGGCGACGACCGGCGCCGAGTCGCTGAGGTTGCGGACTTCGTGCGGAATCCCCGGTTCGATGAAGATGAAATCGCCCGCTTCGTTGTCGATGCTCAACGAGCAGTTGGGGCCGTATTCGTGGCGGACGCGGCCCTCGAGGATGTAGAGCATGACCTCGAAGCCGACGTGGATGTGGGCGTAGGCGACGCCGCCGGGCGGGATCGTCGCCACGTTCATCGACAGATGCGCGGCGCCGACGTTCTTGGCGGACAACCCCGTCTTGTACCGGATGTTGTTCCAGCTGCGGTGGAGACCGCTTCCGCGTACGGTGAGGATGCCGTCCCTGCCGTCCACGTTCTGCCGAAGATTCTCGGGCGCAGATGCCATCGCCGCTCCCCCCTCAGCGCCGGCCGGACGGCGGATGCGCCGCGAGTCGGCGCCACCCGCCTCGCTGCCCCCCGGCCCACGCGCCCAGTATAGGGCAAATAACAGTCGCGAGGATCCGCGCGCGCGCTCGATCCGGCGCGCGCAGAGGAGCGCGGCGGCGGCCCGCCGAACCAGCGGGACGGCTGATGACCGCACGATCATCGCAGGCGCCGTCCCACGCGGGCCGCCCGCAGGGCCCGGTTCCCGGCGGCGCCATCACCCCGTTTCCGTTCGGCGCTCAGCACGTCTCGCCGCGGGCGTCCGCGCCGGCCGGCGGCGAACCGCAGAGCCAGATCTTCCGGCAGGCCGGGGCGGGCCCAACCCCGACGATCGTGATCGCCGGATTCCTGCCGGACGCCACCGAGTCCATCGAGTATCAACGCGATCTCGTGGCGCGGTACGGCGATATCTACTACGTGAACTACCCGCGCGACCGCTTTTGTACCGAGGCGTTGTTCACGCAGGTCGGCGGGCTCATTCGGCATCTCAATGCGCGCGGAGAGCAGCCGGTGCTCTTCAGCATCTGCTTCGGCTCCGGCCTGGTGGTGAAGCTGCTGCAGGCGGCCGCGTCCGGCCTCGGCATCGCCGGCGTCGTCATGGTGAGTCCGGTGCTCTGCGCCGCCGACATGGTCCGGCTGGACGGCGACGCGGCGGGGCCGGCGCCGATGCGCGAGCGCGCCGCCCGCATGTTCTTCCTCGGCGACCACCACGGGAGCATCGAGCGCGAGGTGGCCCGCGCGCGCCGTGCCTTCGGCAGCCTCTTCCGCCGGGAGCGCGCGGCACGGCTGCTCAACGACCGGAACGCGGTGATTATCGCGAAGGTGCTGGCCGCGGTGCACGAGATCACCGTCACCGGCTACTACGAGCGCGCGCTGGCCCTCAAGGCCCTCACGTGGCCGCCGGCGCGCGAGCCGATCTTCCACGGTCCGGCGCTCGTGCTGTTCGCGGAGGACGAGGACGGGGTGTTCGTGCCGACCTCCCCGACGCTCGCCGCCCTGCGCACGCCGTCCGTTGCCGCGCGGCTGTTTCCGCGGGCCACGATTCGTGAGGTCGCCTCGGCCGACGCGGACGATCCGGTGGTGCACGGGTCGATCGTCGTGCATCACCGGTTCTTCAATCCGTTCATCACCGCCTGGTACGAGCGGCTGCCGGGCCCCGCGTTCGCGTAAGGCCGCCGGCCTACTCGTACTTCAGGGCGTCGACCGGCTGGACACGCACCGCGCGGGCCGCCGGGTAGACGCTGCCGGCCACCCCCAGGACGAGGGTCACCGCGGCGACCTCGAGCAGAAGGCGCGCGCCGGTCTCGGGTTCCACGAGGCCGCGCAGCATCGGCGCCTGCGCGAGCCACCGCAGCCCGCCGATCCCCAACACGATCCCGGCCGCGCTGCCGGCGACCGACAGGACGAGTCCTTCGAGCATGACCATCGCGAGGACACGCCCGGGGCTCCAGCCGAGGGCCGACAGCACGCCGAATTCCCGCACGCGCTCCGTGACGGACATGAGCAGCGTGTTGAGCACGGCAAACAGTCCCATTGCGAGCGCGATGAGCGAGATGCCCCAGGCCATCGCCCGGATCAGGCGCAGGATATCGTTGCTGTCGGCGACCGACCGGGCTTCCGTGAAGGTGAGATCGGGAAACGCGGCGGCCAGCCGGGCTTGAACGGCTTTCACCCGCACCGGATCGCCCGGCTGCAGGAGGCGCAGGTCGAGGACGGTCACTTTGCCCGGCCGGTTGAGCAGGCGCTGGAGCGTGGGCAGGGGGACGATGACCATGTTGTTGTTGATGACCCCGCTCGGACGGAACACGGCGCCGACCGTAAGCGGCATCCCGAGCAGCCCGAACGTATCGCCGGGCCGGAGCCGCAGCGCGCCGGCGAGCCCCTGACCCAGCACCGCGGCGTCGGACGGCATCGCGGCGGGCAGGCGCCCCGCGCTGAGCCGCAGCGTTCCCCAGAGAAAGCTTTCGGGCGGCCATCCCACCGCCAGCACCGGCTGGCCGGACGGCAGCATGACCATATCCGCCAGTTCCGCCGAGGCGTCGCGGACCCCGTCGACGGCCGCCAGACGCGCGGTCACCGATTCGTCGATCGACGCGGTCAAGATCTCCACGGTGCCCCGGGGGACCGCCGTCATGTGGACGTCCCGTTCGATCAGGCTCGTGGTCCACGCGCGCTCCATGCCCTGCGAGAACCCGGTGAGGACGACGAACCCCGCGACGGCCAGCGCCACGCCGAGCGCGGTCAGGAGAGAGCGCACCGGCCTTCGGCTCAGGTTGCGCGCGGGGATGGTTACGAAGCGCATCGGTCGGAGACGACGCGGCCGTCGCCCAATTCAACGAGGCGCCCGGCGCGCGAGGCGACCTCCCGGTTGTGGGTGGCGAGGATCAGGACGGTACCGTCCCGCCGCTGAATGTCCTCAAGCAGATCGAGGACGTCCCCGGACGCGCGGGAATCGAGGTTGCCGGTCGGCTCGTCCGCCCCGATGAGGAGCGGCGAATTCGCCAGGCTGCGGGCGATCGCGACGCGCTGGCGCTCGCCTCCGGACAGCTCCGCCGGCCGGTGCTCGAGCCGCCGGCCGAGTCCCACGCGGCAGAGCAGTTCGCGCGCCCGCCGCCGGCGCGCCGCGCGGTCGGCCACCACGCCAAACATCGGGATCTCCACGTTCTCGAGCGCCGTCAGCGTCGGGAACAGATGGAACGCCTGGAAGACGAAGCCGACGTGCCGCGCGCGCACCTTCGTCCACGCGACGGGCGACGCGGGCTCCGTGCCGCGGAACAGCACGCGGCCGGCCGTCGGACGGTCCAGGCCGCACAGCAGGTGGAGGAGGGTCGACTTGCCGCTGCCGCTCGGGCCGACGACGGCCACGAACTCGCCGGGGCGGACGGCGAGCGTCACATCGCGCAGGGCGATGATGCGGCCGCCGTCGTAGCCCCGGCTCACGTGCTCCAGCGCCACGATCGGATCGGTCATTCGCGCCCGCGCTACACGAACAGCGGCAGCATCTCCAACCGCGCAGCCGCGTCGCGCACGGCCGTCTCGTCCGGCGCGGCCGTGAACCGGGCCGCGGCGTCGAGGACGTACGGCAGGAGCGCAATATCGCCGACGGTGTTGAGGAACACGCCGGGGCGCGCGAGCACCCAGTGGACGGCGAGATCGATGTCGCGCGGGTCCTCGAGCGGCTGATACCAGGTCGTGCGGGTGCGCTCGCGGCCCCACCAGGGACGGCGCGCGACGGCCTTGATCGTCTGCACCGCGACGTTCCGGTCCCGGCACACCGCGGCCACCCGCTCGAACATCGCCGCGTAGTGTGGGTCCCGCATCATCAGGTAGTTGTACGGCAGTAGCACCGAGTCGAAATCGAACCGCTCCAGGCTGCGCAGGTGGGTGGCCGCGATCTGCGAGCCGTGCCCGGTGACCCCGATGTACCGCACGAGGCCCTCCGCCCGCGCCTCGACGCAGGCGTCGAGGGCGCCCCGCGGGCTCAGCGCGGTGTCCCAGTCGATCGGGTCGGCCAGGTTGTGAAGCTGAATCAGGTCGATCCGCCCGACGCCCATGCGCTCGAGGGAGAGATGGATCTGCCGCTTCGCGGCGTCGTAGGTACGTCCGCCGGTCTTCGTGGCGAGGAAGAACCGGTCGCGGTAGGTCTTGAGCCAGGGCGCCAGCCGCAGTTCGGCGTCGCCGTAGCTCGCGGCGACGTCGATGTGATTGACCCCGTACCGCAGCAGCAGCTCGAGGACGGGGTCGGCCTCCTCCTGCGTGACCCGCGCCAGCGCCGCCGCGCCGAAGATGGTCCGTGTGCTCCCGTGCCCGGTCCGCCCGAACGTCAGTGTTGGGATCATGCCCGCCCACCTCGTGCTTCATTGTAGTGGAATTGCCGCGCGCGGCGCCGCGGCGCGTCGGACCCGTCTGCATCGCCCGGGCCGAGGGTACAACACGATCCGGATTGCGCTCGCATGTTCGACATGTCAACTTGGCGGGTCCCGTCGGGGAGGACGGTTTGTGAGAACCTGGGCTCCGGTTTCGCTCATCGTCGCGTTCATCCTTGTTGCGACGGCGCCCGCGACCTATTCCGGGTTTGTCCCGAGGCCCGAACGCCCGCGGGTGCCGGCCGCGGCGGCGCCGGAGTCGCTGGACGCCCCGTGGGTGTACATGCGCTCCACCGGCGCGCGCGGGGACGGTGTCACCGATGATACCGCCGCCATTCAGGCCGCGTTGACCCAGGCGTCCTCCGCCGGGCGCCCGGTGTTTTGCCGGTCGGGCACGTACCTCGTGTCGGCCACCCTGACGCTCGGAACAGACTTCGTCGGGTCGCCGTCGGCGGGGCGGGCGGCGTGCGTGATCAAATTCGTGGGACGCGGTCCGGCCGTGCTGGTGACGGCGAACCCGGTGCAGGTGCAGAATCTCGTCCTGGACCTGACTCAGGACACAAATACCGAAACGGGCGGGCTGCTGCTGCCGGGCGCCTGCGTCCGGTGTACGTTCTCCTCGATCACGGTGAACGGCCCCCCGAACGGCGTGACCCCGTATCTCAACTACGGCATCGTGCTGCGCGGCGGCGGAGCGGAAGACCGGCTCACGAACATTTCGACGAAATTCGCGACATCGGCCATCATCGCGGGGATCGGCGGCAACCTCTTCTATCAGAGCACGCTCGACAATAT
Proteins encoded:
- a CDS encoding cupin domain-containing protein yields the protein MASAPENLRQNVDGRDGILTVRGSGLHRSWNNIRYKTGLSAKNVGAAHLSMNVATIPPGGVAYAHIHVGFEVMLYILEGRVRHEYGPNCSLSIDNEAGDFIFIEPGIPHEVRNLSDSAPVVAVVARSDASEWENIIPYERRR
- a CDS encoding ABC transporter ATP-binding protein translates to MTDPIVALEHVSRGYDGGRIIALRDVTLAVRPGEFVAVVGPSGSGKSTLLHLLCGLDRPTAGRVLFRGTEPASPVAWTKVRARHVGFVFQAFHLFPTLTALENVEIPMFGVVADRAARRRRARELLCRVGLGRRLEHRPAELSGGERQRVAIARSLANSPLLIGADEPTGNLDSRASGDVLDLLEDIQRRDGTVLILATHNREVASRAGRLVELGDGRVVSDRCAS
- a CDS encoding alpha/beta hydrolase; the protein is MTARSSQAPSHAGRPQGPVPGGAITPFPFGAQHVSPRASAPAGGEPQSQIFRQAGAGPTPTIVIAGFLPDATESIEYQRDLVARYGDIYYVNYPRDRFCTEALFTQVGGLIRHLNARGEQPVLFSICFGSGLVVKLLQAAASGLGIAGVVMVSPVLCAADMVRLDGDAAGPAPMRERAARMFFLGDHHGSIEREVARARRAFGSLFRRERAARLLNDRNAVIIAKVLAAVHEITVTGYYERALALKALTWPPAREPIFHGPALVLFAEDEDGVFVPTSPTLAALRTPSVAARLFPRATIREVASADADDPVVHGSIVVHHRFFNPFITAWYERLPGPAFA
- a CDS encoding aldo/keto reductase; this translates as MIPTLTFGRTGHGSTRTIFGAAALARVTQEEADPVLELLLRYGVNHIDVAASYGDAELRLAPWLKTYRDRFFLATKTGGRTYDAAKRQIHLSLERMGVGRIDLIQLHNLADPIDWDTALSPRGALDACVEARAEGLVRYIGVTGHGSQIAATHLRSLERFDFDSVLLPYNYLMMRDPHYAAMFERVAAVCRDRNVAVQTIKAVARRPWWGRERTRTTWYQPLEDPRDIDLAVHWVLARPGVFLNTVGDIALLPYVLDAAARFTAAPDETAVRDAAARLEMLPLFV
- a CDS encoding DUF4389 domain-containing protein; this encodes MHNPAEGFPATLEIDYPDRELNRLTTAFRLFTVIPIAIVLALVSGPQSGGGQSHRGFTLAGGGLVFLPTVLLLVFTRRYPRWWFDWNLELTRFLARVGAYLALLRDEYPSAEDGQAVHLAVPYPDAAQDLNRWLPLIKWFLAIPHYIVLAFLGIAAFCCVVIAWFAILFTGRYPRSLFEFVVGVFRWMLRVAAYAFLLTTDRYPPFGVSA
- a CDS encoding threonine/serine dehydratase; the encoded protein is MADAPDGGFTQARIAATYALIKPHIRRTPIMDVSGADFGLDPFRITLKLELFQHSGSFKARGAFANLLGRDVPKVGVAAASGGNHGAAVAYAAMKVGVPARIFVPAISSPAKIDRIREYGADLVVGGERYADALAASEAWVARSGALPVHAFDQVETLLGQGTIGLELEEQGAALDTLLIAVGGGGLIGGIAAWYAGGINIVGVEPEASPTLYRALTAGRPVDAEAGGLAADSLAPRRVGELMFPIAQRYVSRVVLVTDEAIRHAQEALWKVVRVVAEPGGAAALAALLSGRYRPEPEERVGVLVSGGNTTAVDFSR
- a CDS encoding ABC transporter permease, with the protein product MRSLLTALGVALAVAGFVVLTGFSQGMERAWTTSLIERDVHMTAVPRGTVEILTASIDESVTARLAAVDGVRDASAELADMVMLPSGQPVLAVGWPPESFLWGTLRLSAGRLPAAMPSDAAVLGQGLAGALRLRPGDTFGLLGMPLTVGAVFRPSGVINNNMVIVPLPTLQRLLNRPGKVTVLDLRLLQPGDPVRVKAVQARLAAAFPDLTFTEARSVADSNDILRLIRAMAWGISLIALAMGLFAVLNTLLMSVTERVREFGVLSALGWSPGRVLAMVMLEGLVLSVAGSAAGIVLGIGGLRWLAQAPMLRGLVEPETGARLLLEVAAVTLVLGVAGSVYPAARAVRVQPVDALKYE